The following are from one region of the Zonotrichia leucophrys gambelii isolate GWCS_2022_RI chromosome 1A, RI_Zleu_2.0, whole genome shotgun sequence genome:
- the WASHC4 gene encoding WASH complex subunit 4, with product MALETLSPDWEFDRLDDGSQKIHAEVQLKSYGKFLEEYTSQLKRIEDALDDSVGDVWDFSLDPIALKLLPYEQSSLLELIKTENKVLNKVITVYAALCCEIKKLKYEAETKFYNGLLFYGEGATDSSMVEGDCQIQMGRFVSFLQELSCFVTRCYEVVVNVVHQLAVLYTSNKNAPKIIETSGVHFQAMYEHLGELLTILITLDEIIDNHATLKDHWTMYKRLLKSVHHNPSKFGIQEDKLKPFEKLLLKLECQLLDGMIFQACIEQQFDSLNGGVSVSKNSTFAEEFAHILRTSFSNVEAKLGEPSEIDQRDKYVGICGLFVLHFQIFRTVDKKFYKSLLDVCKKVPAITLTASIIWFADNFLIQKIPAAAKLLDKKSIHTVKTQRENFLQQRAQSLTKDMQSYYVFVSSWMTKMESILSKDQRTTKFSEDLSNRCNVFIQGFLYAYSLSNIIKTTMNLYMSMQKPMTKTSVKALCRLVELLKAIEYMFYRRSMVVADSVTHITQHLQYQALLSISVAKKRVISDRKYSEQRLDVLSALVLAENTLNGPSTKQRRLIVSLALSVGTQMKTFKDEELIPLQLVLKKLDLISELTERVRAQCDCCFLYWHRAVFPIYLDDVYENAVDSARLHYMFSALRDCVPAMLYARHLESYEVLLECYDKEIMEVLNEHLLDKLCKEIEKDLRLSVHTHLKLDDRNPFRAGMKDLAHFFFLNPIRFFNRFIDIKAYVTHYLDKTFYNLTTVALHDWATYSEMRNLATQRYGLSMTEAHLPSQTLEQGLDVLEIMRNIHVFVSRYLYNLNNQIFIERTSNNKHLNTINIRHIANSIRTHGTGIMNTTVNFTYQFLRKKFYIFSQFMYDEHIKSRLIKDIRFFREVKDQSDHKYPFERADKFNRGIRKLGITPDGQSYLDQFRQLISQIGNALGYVRMIRSGGLHCCSSAIRFVPDLEDIVNFEELVKEEGLSEETQKAARQLDSVLSDLTRNFAEGTEYFKMLVDVFAPEFRSTKNMHLRNFYIIVPPLTLNFVEHSISCKEKLNKKNKSGAAFTDDGFAMGVAYILKLLDQYQEFDSLHWFQSVREKYVKEIRAVAKQQNVQSTNQDEKLLQTMNLTHKRLEVCLQEFELLYFSLSSARIFFRADKTAAEESQEKKEKEEESGKASNGDLSNSTPAEPVVK from the exons AAATTCATGCTGAAGTGCAGTTGAAGAGCTATGGAAAATTTCTTGAGGAATATACATCTCAGCTGAAAAGAATTGAAGATGCTTTGGATGACTCTGTTGGAGATGTTTGGGACTTCAGTCTTGATCCCATTGCTTTAAAG cTTTTGCCATATGAACAGTCCTCCCTACTGGAGCTcataaagacagaaaacaag GTTCTAAACAAAGTTATTACAGTGTatgctgctctttgctgtgaAATCAAGAAGTTAAAATATGAG GCAGAAACTAAATTTTATAATGGCCTCCTGTTTTATGGAGAAGGAG CCACAGATTCCAGCATGGTGGAGGGAGATTGCCAAATACAGATGGGaagatttgtttctttcttgcaG GAGCTGTCTTGCTTTGTTACCCGATGTTATGAAGTGGTGGTGAATGTAGTGCATCAGCTGGCTGTTCTGTATACCAGCAAcaa GAATGCACCTAAAATTATAGAGACATCTGGAGTTCATTTTCAG GCTATGTATGAGCATCTAGGAGAGTTGCTCACAATCTTGATAACTTTGGATGAAATAATTGACAATCATGCCACACTGAAAGATCACTGGACCATGTATAAGAG GCTGCTAAAATCTGTCCATCACAACCCTTCTAAGTTTGGGATTCAAGAAGATAAACTAAAGCCATTTGAAAAACTGCTGTTAAAACTGGAATGCCAGTTACTTGATGGAATGATATTTCAG GCCTGTATAGAGCAACAATTTGATTCTTTAAATGGTGGAGTGTCTGTGTCAAAGAACAGCACATTTGCTGAAGAATTTGCTCATATTCTTCGTACATCTTTCTCAAATGTTGAAGCCAAACTTG GTGAACCTTCAGAAATTGACCAGAGAGATAAATATGTGGGCATCTGTGGCCTGTTTGTATtgcattttcagatttttcgGACTGTAGACAAGAAATTTTATAAGTCATTGTTGGATGTCTGTAAGAAG GTACCAGCCATTACATTAACAGCTAGCATTATCTGGTTTGCTGACAATTTTCTGATTCAGAagattccagctgctgccaaacTACTGGACAAGAAAAGTATTCATACAGTTAAAACACAAAGGGAGAACTTTCTGCAGCAGAGGGCACAGTCACTTACCAA AGATATGCAGTCATATTATGTTTTTGTGAGCTCATGGATGACAAAAATGGAATCTATCTTGTCCAAGGATCAGCGCACAACAAAGTTTTCTGAAGATCTTTCTAACCGCTGCAATGTCTTCATCCAG ggttttctttATGCATACAGTCTTAGCAACATCATTAAAACAACAATGAATCTTTACATGTCAATGCAAAAACCTATGACCAAAACCTCAGTAAAAGCCTTGTGCAGACTTGTGGAGCTTCTGAAG GCAATAGAATATATGTTTTACCGAAGAAGCATGGTTGTGGCAGACTCTGTGACGCACATCACTCAGCATCTGCAGTATCAGGCTCTTCTCTCTATCTCTGTGGCCAAG AAAAGGGTGATTTCTGATAGAAAGTACAGTGAGCAGCGCCTGGATGTCCTCTCTGCTTTGGTGTTGGCTGAGAACACCCTCAATGGGCCAAGCACAAAACAGAGGCGACTGATTGTTTCCCTTGCACTGAGTGTGGGAACACAGATG aaaacatttaaagaTGAAGAACTTATTCCCCTTCAGTTAGTTCTGAAAAAACTGGACTTGATCAGTGAACTTACAGAGAG AGTTCGAGCACAATGTGACTGTTGTTTCTTATACTGGCATCGAGCTGTCTTTCCAATCTATTTAGATGATGTCTATGAAAATgcagtggattctgctagacTACAT TATATGTTTAGTGCACTACGGGACTGTGTACCTGCTATGTTGTATGCAAGACACTTGGAATCTTATGAGGTGCTTCTGGAATGCTATGACAAAGAAATCATGGAAGTGCTCAATGAG CACTTGCTGGACAAATTGTGTAAAGAGATAGAAAAGGACCTGCGCTTATCAGTTCACACTCACCTGAAGCTAGATGACAGAAACCCCTTCAGAGCTGGCATGAAGGACCTGGCTCACTTCTTCTTTCTGAACCCAATACGCTTTTTCAATCGGTTCATTGACATAAAAG CTTATGTAACTCATTATTTGGACAAGACCTTCTACAACTTAACAACTGTAGCACTTCACGATTGGGCCACCTACAGCGAGATGAGAAATTTGGCAACCCAGCGCTATGGTTTAAGTATGACTGAGGCTCATCTTCCCAGCCAGACTCTGGAGCAG GGTCTGGATGTTTTggaaataatgagaaatattCATGTTTTTGTATCCCGCTACCTCTACAATTTGAATAATCAG aTCTTCATTGAAAGAACAAGTAATAACAAACACTTGAACACCATCAATATCCGACACATCGCTAACTCAATTCGAACTCACGGAACAGGAATCATGAACACAACA GTAAATTTCACTTACCAGTTCTTGAGAAAaaagttttacatttttagCCAGTTTATGTATGATGAACATATCAAATCCAGACTTATCAAAGACATCAGATTCTTCAGGGAAGTCAAAGATCAAAGTGATCACAAG tatcCCTTTGAAAGAGCAGATAAATTCAACCGTGGCATCAGAAAACTTGGAATAACTCCAGATGGCCAGAGCTATCTTGACCAGTTCAGACAACTCATAAGTCAAATTG gCAACGCTTTGGGTTATGTACGAATGATAAGATCTGGTGGACTTCACTGCTGCAGTAGTGCCATTAG GTTTGTTCCTGATCTGGAAGATATTGTTAACTTTGAAGAGCTGGTGAAAGAAGAAGGTCTCtcagaagaaacacaaaaagcagCAAG GCAGCTGGACTCTGTGCTGAGTGACCTGACCCGGAACTTTGCAGAGGGAACAGAGTACTTCAAGATGCTGGTGGATGTGTTTGCCCCCGAGTTCCGCAGCACGAAGAACATGCACTTGCGGAACTTCTACATCATTGTTCCCCCCCTG ACCCTCAATTTTGTGGAGCATTCAATCAGTTGCAAGGAAAAGTTGAATAAGAAGAACAAAAGTGGAGCAGCTTTCACTGATGATGGGTTTGCCATGG GTGTGGCTTACATTCTGAAGCTTTTGGATCAGTACCAGGAGTTTGATTCTCTTCACTGGTTCCAGTCTGTTAGAGAGAAGTATGTGAAGGAAATAAGAGCAGTAGCTAAGCAACAGAACGTACAGTCCACTAATCAAGATGAAAAACTACTACAGACTATGAACCTTACCCACAAGCGACTGGAAGTTTGTTTACAG GAATTTGAACTCCTCTATTTCTCGCTAAGTAGtgcaagaatttttttcagagcagataaaactgcagcagaagaaagccaggaaaagaaagaaaaagaag aAGAATCTGGTAAAGCAAGCAATGGAGATCTTTCCAACTCTACACCTGCAGAGCCTGTTGTGAAATGA